TAAATACTAAAATTTGGTAGGGTGGTTTAAAATAAATTCATTGTAACATCAGGTAGTTAATAAACAAATTTTGCACCCGCCGACCTCAGGCGGTGCTTTTAAAATACCTTCTGCATTGTCTAAAGGAAAATTTGTCATCACACCCTTTCCTTTCCGGCCAGTAACAATTATCCAGCCTAGACCAGAAACGACTCAAGACCTATATAAAATAAGGGTTTTTGGCAAATTGAAAATCCTTATGTACTTGTAATTTTGGTATCGGAATAATCAATTTGGATTAAAAAACTAATGTGATCTGTGGCGTGCATAAAACAATGCCGGCAACTATATTGCCGGCATTGTTGTTGGTACTAAAAAATGGCTGTTAGTCGCCGGTACGAAGTTTTTCCCAGTACTTCTGATAAATTTCAATGGCCTGCCCCACATCATTCTGGAACTCCCCTTGCTGGATAACCTTGGTGTCGGGAAAGATGGTCCGGTTCCCTTTGATGTTTGCATCCAGCAGGGCAATGGCACGCTTCACCGGGGTCGGATATCCGTATTCTTCAACACAGGTCTTGGCCACTTCCGGTTTCATCATGAAGTTGATAAATGCATGGGCGCCTTTGGGGTTTCTTGCCCCTTTGGGGATGACAAAGCTGTCCACCCAGAAGCTTGCGCCTTCCTTGGGATATATATACTGGATTGCCGGATTTTCCTGCTGGGCCATCCAGGCTTCACCATTCCACATCATGCCGATGCTCACCTCGCCGGCCAGAAATGGCAGTCTCGGGGAGTCGGAATTAAAGAGCAGCACGTTGGGCATTAAATCTTTGAGCAGCAGGTATGCCTGTTCAATTTCCTTGGGATTTGTGGTGTTGCCGGAAAATCCCTTAAGGCGCAGCGCCATGTGAAATACTTCCCTTAGATCGTCCTGAAGCAGCAGCCGGCCTTTAAATTCATGTTTCCACAGATCTTTCCATGATGTGATTTGTTCTTTGGGGATTTCGTCGGTGTTCACGGCAATGCCGGTCGACCCCCACATATAAGGGATGGAGTAGTTGTTGTCTGGATCGTAATCCTTGTTTAAAAGTTCGGGATCAAGGTGCTTCATGTTGGGTAAAAGTGTCTGGTCCAGTTTCATGAGCATGCCTTCCCTGCCCATTTTTGAAACAAAATAGGTTGAAGGAACGGCCACGTCGTATCCGTTTTTTTTGATCAGTTTGAGTTTGGCATACATGGCCTCATTGCTTTCATAGGTGGCGTAAACCACTTCAATGCCGGTCTCTTTGGTGAATTGTGCAATAACTGATTCGGGCAGATATTCCGTCCAGTTGTACACATAGATCTTTTCTGCGGCCTGAGCCTGGATTACGGCAAGCAAAACGACAGTAATAATAGCAAGCGGTTTTAATAGGGTTTTCATGCGATTTTTTTCTCCTTTAACATTAATTGACTGACAATAACCAATGCAAGGGAGAGCAGGACCAGAAGAGCGGCAAGCGCATTTACTTCAGGTTTGACTCCCACTTTAACCATCGAAAAGATTCTCAACGGCAGTACATCGTAACTTGGACCTGTAACAAATGAACTGATGATGACATCATCTAAGGACAGGGTAAAGGCCAAAAGCCAGCTTGAGATCAGTGCCGGCCGCATCATGGGCAGAATGACCCGGGTAAGAATGTTTTTTTCCGATGCCCCAAGATCCCGGGCGGCATCAATAATATTGGAGTCAAAATCCTGAAGTCTCCCCGTGATGGTCATGATGGCAAAGGGCAGGCAAAAGGTGATGTGGGAAAACAGCAGGGACCAGAAACCCAACCCTACGCCCAAGGTGACGAAGAGGACAAGAAAGGCAATGGCCAGAATAATGTCCGGTGCCATCATCAGGGTCATGCTGGTACCCTGGATCACTTTTCGACCGAAAAATCGGTAACGGTTCAGTCCGATGGCGGCCAAAGCGCCAATCATTGTGGCCAGGGTGGCTGCGCATACGGCAATGACTATGGAATGGCGGGCCGCCTCCATCAGGGAGTGGTTTTCAATCATGGCAGCAAACCATTTAAAAGTAAATCCGTCCCATTTCATACCGTATTTATTTAGATTAAATGCGTTGACAATTAATACGCTGATGGGCAGGTAAAGATAGAAAAAAATGCCTGCAAAGTAAAAGAGCCTTAATAAGCGCATTGTTTATTCCCTTCCCCGGCTGAAACGGCGTAGCAGCAGGCCGTATCCGATCAGCATCACTGCCATGAAAATAATAAGTATAATGCTGGTTGCCGAGCCCAAAGGCCAGTTCCTGGCATTGAGAAACTGCTGCTGGATCAGGTTGCCCACAAGCAACTGGCGTGCGCCACCTAGAAGGGAGGCCACATAGTAAAGCCCCATGGTGGGGACAAATACCATGACACAGCCTGCCATGATACCGGGCAGGGTAAGGGGAAAAATAATTTTGATAAATGAACTTACCGCGTCGGCACCAAGATCCCGGGCCGCTTCAACCAGTTGAAAATTCAGTTTTTCAATGCTTGCATACAGCGGCAGCACCATGAAGGGCAGCATCAGATAAAAAAGCCCTGCCAACACCGCATAATCTGTGTACATGATTTTCAAAGGGGTTTGGATAAATCCCAGGCTCAATAGGGCCTTGTTAAGTATGCCTTGGGCGCCCAGCACCATGCGCATGGCATAGGTCCTGACAAGCGAATTGGTCCAGAAAGGGATCATTAAAAGTATAAGCGCTGATGTGCGCCATTTGATTGGCATCCTGGCCGTGTACCAGGCAAAGGGATATCCTAAACCCAGGCACAGCAGGGTTGTTGTCAGGGCAAGTTTTACTGACCGGGCGAATATAATAATATAGCCGGGCTCAATAAATAATTGTGAGTATGC
This window of the uncultured Desulfobacter sp. genome carries:
- a CDS encoding extracellular solute-binding protein, which codes for MKTLLKPLAIITVVLLAVIQAQAAEKIYVYNWTEYLPESVIAQFTKETGIEVVYATYESNEAMYAKLKLIKKNGYDVAVPSTYFVSKMGREGMLMKLDQTLLPNMKHLDPELLNKDYDPDNNYSIPYMWGSTGIAVNTDEIPKEQITSWKDLWKHEFKGRLLLQDDLREVFHMALRLKGFSGNTTNPKEIEQAYLLLKDLMPNVLLFNSDSPRLPFLAGEVSIGMMWNGEAWMAQQENPAIQYIYPKEGASFWVDSFVIPKGARNPKGAHAFINFMMKPEVAKTCVEEYGYPTPVKRAIALLDANIKGNRTIFPDTKVIQQGEFQNDVGQAIEIYQKYWEKLRTGD
- the potC gene encoding spermidine/putrescine ABC transporter permease PotC, whose amino-acid sequence is MRLLRLFYFAGIFFYLYLPISVLIVNAFNLNKYGMKWDGFTFKWFAAMIENHSLMEAARHSIVIAVCAATLATMIGALAAIGLNRYRFFGRKVIQGTSMTLMMAPDIILAIAFLVLFVTLGVGLGFWSLLFSHITFCLPFAIMTITGRLQDFDSNIIDAARDLGASEKNILTRVILPMMRPALISSWLLAFTLSLDDVIISSFVTGPSYDVLPLRIFSMVKVGVKPEVNALAALLVLLSLALVIVSQLMLKEKKIA
- a CDS encoding ABC transporter permease subunit, translated to MRIPDKTRACIILLISGWFILFGVIPLLLLVFTSFLTMDPADLVKFSFTLKAYSQLFIEPGYIIIFARSVKLALTTTLLCLGLGYPFAWYTARMPIKWRTSALILLMIPFWTNSLVRTYAMRMVLGAQGILNKALLSLGFIQTPLKIMYTDYAVLAGLFYLMLPFMVLPLYASIEKLNFQLVEAARDLGADAVSSFIKIIFPLTLPGIMAGCVMVFVPTMGLYYVASLLGGARQLLVGNLIQQQFLNARNWPLGSATSIILIIFMAVMLIGYGLLLRRFSRGRE